The window TAGCAATTCTATTTGGTGTGACATTCTCACTATGAAAGTGCTCAATAGCATTCTCGATCGTCCTTGACTTTATGATCTGGATGTGCATCattgtgggaaagaaaatatgtataatttcatgttaaaaaacagaaaagttGTGCTGAAGCCAATGACTGTTGCTAAAATGACCATTGTTAAGTAGGAAAGTCGACATAGGTTATGCATGTCATGAAGAATTCACTTCACATTCTTATTAAGAAGTTTCAACTGGAAAGCAAGGAAAATGGGGTTACAATGTGAACAAGGCCTGAATAATATCCTGAAGATGCTTAAGACAAAATCTACAAAATTCTTCAAGAAAATAGGCTCTGATTTTTATGTACTTGGCTTGCTAGAAAAAATGTGCATTAGTAACATCTTCAATATGTAGGCCTTTGCCCTATACCATGGCTCTGAAACCGCTATATCAAATGATGATCAAAATGCTCATCTCCCACCAGCCGCTTGATTGAAAGAGGAGATTGAAGATGTTCATACCAAATTGCTTCAACTAGAGGAGGGGGTTATCAAAAGTATCTTGTGAAATAGTAGGGACGATCACATCCTGATTATACCCAGATCATAGATAATGAATTTCAGCAATTGAATTGCACTCCTTATGAGAAATTCCATGCTTTTGGGTTGAGTTTTCCTAAGCCAGGGAGAGTTGATGAAGACAAGTGGCAACGACCACCTATGAAAGTTTACCAAAGGCATAGAAAGCTAAGACCCAAATTTTGATTTGGCATACTTTGGATGATAATGGGCTTAGTTGAGATGTTATGTAATTTAATGTGGAGTTCAACCCATAGCTGTTCTGCAGAAATCGTTTCTCGGCCCAAGAGTTTTTACAAGTCTAGTTAGAGGGTGATAAGTGTTGTTCTTTTCAGTGTCATTAATGTCTTAATTTTTCAAGAGTGTATTGATTTTGTCTATCAGTTAACAAGCTTTATTGTTACTGTGATTTGTTCCAAATAGTTGAGTCTTAGAGTTTTAGTGTATGAAGTTGGTCAGActttaaattaatgaatgaaaaacaTGGAACATTCTACTGCTTAATGTTATCTTGTTTGTGTGATTTAAACTGAAGCTATGCGTGAAAGTGTAGGAAGAGTGATTCTTAGAGTCCCACTAGTGTGATACTAGTCATCCATCTATTGTTTCTCCTTCACTTTCCCCATTCTCCATCAGATTAAAAAGGAAGCATTCCTGAGGGTAACTTCCTTATGACTTCAACCATTAACCCCTTGTACTTTGTGTGGTTTTACCTTGCCATTTTCTTCCTGGAACTTGTGAAGCTTGCctaatgttttgttttattttatgtggATATATTTGACTCTAGCTTCTCAATAATAGCTTGCGAGAAACTTGTAAGTTAACAATAACATCCTGCTGCTAGATAAGTCACATATTGGGTGGAAGTTCCTTGAAATTGGTGGGACAATTTCTCTGGTTCTTAAAGACAAGGATTATAATACATAGATATTAGTGCAATTTCATATGACCTATCTGTGTTTgggttttcttttattggaaGCCTGTATATGTATGAAAAATGTTGTGGGAAGCTCTCTTTTCTTTGTCACTTttacatttaataaatattttttgccCTCTAAAAAGTGTCATTTGAAGGATAGCTTGAAAATAAACCTTGCCCACTCGGATGCCTGTGCTTTCTTGTTAACTTAGAACCTTAATTCAATTATGTCTTGAAAATTGACATAATTATCGGTCCTGATTGTACTCCTTTTCCACTATTGTAGTTTATGCCCTCTGGAAGGTTCCTGATCTTTTGCCTGCTTTCATCCTGAAGGGGGGTGAGGTTTCTCGTTTTGTCATTGGAGGTGCTGATCTGATGTTCCCTGGTATTAGCATTCCTGCTCAAGGGCTACCTTCATTTGCAGAGGGGGAGCCTTGGGCAGTTAAAGTTCCAGGCAATCTGGCTCCAATTGCTGTATGTTTATTCAATTTTTGACTGCTTTTACATCTCAATCTGTCTTGAGTGGTGATCTAATTGGATAAGCTCACTAGTAGGTTACCgctgaattttgaaatttttgcaGGTTGGGACCACAACTATGAGTAGCACTGCAGCATTAAAAGCTGGTCTGCGTGGAAAAGCTTTGAGAATAACTCATTACTATCGAGATTCACTCTGGCAAGTATAGGGGAAACTGGATTTGATTGCAATTAATGGTTTAAATTGTTCTATGATTGATATTCTGCTTGGGAATTATTCTTGCAGGGAATTAGTTGAGGGCCATTATGTGCCAAATGCAGGATTTTTAGAAGATGTTGTGTTTGAAGATCCTTCTTTGTCATCAGCTTGTCAGGCTTCTGATTCATGCGAAGGTGTTAATGAGGCTTCAAGTGATCCACAAAACGACATTAGCAATAAAAAAGAGGGTGAATCTGTTGATGTCTTGGATCTAACTTCGGAAGCTAACCCATCTTCAACAGCACAGCTTGATGTTAGCAATGATCCTGCTGAACAAATAACTGCCAATGTGGATGATCTGAAGGTAACTGATGAGGAGTCAAATGTTGAGGTTCATCACACTCTATCCACTGAAGATGTGGATGCACTTTTAGACAAATGTCTGTTGCAAGCCTTGCATACAACGGTTAAAGATAAAGACCTTCCAATGCCTGGAAGCACATTGTGGTATGTTACATATGGCAACTCCTGTGCATGAATTCTCCTGGGGGTGGCACTGTGACCTTATTATGGAGATGAAATTGGATATTATTGCTAAAATCTCCTGGTGGAATTAAACTTGGATTGACCGTCAAGCTGTTTTGATGACTGGATCACAGGTTTAACCAGTCCAACCATGAGTTGGCTTGGTTGATCCAGTTTGTATTAAAAGGAAATGGATAAGAAAAGTTTGAACATGTAATAGAAGCATGAATTAGGTTGCATTCTTAATTTTCACATTAAAGTTTCCAAGCTGGACTCACATTTCAgaccttcaaattttctttttgaagtaAAACATTAATGAAATGCTTTCAGTGTGATCTGTACTATTTTAGTGGCTGATTGCCAGTTCAAATCCCCAAGCTGTCTGATAACATGTTCTTAAATACATGAACTCTGTGTGTGTCCCCTTCATTTACAAATCAGAAACCATAAATCTTGATTAAATCTTACAGAGACTGTTTTCCTGGTGAAGCAATTTTTTATGATGTCTTTTTGTTGATTATGAATTGTTGCAACCCAAACCACCATAAAGAAAACTGGACAAATAGTAGgtataataacattaaaatatgGAAACTTAGGGTTGGGAAATCATTGAATCTTAGAAactacttttttaaaaaagaaaaatctacgAATGTTTTAGTTCATTTGAGTACAtttcatttatgttttttagaaataatgttATTTGTTTGTGGTGCTGCTGCAGGGCAGGCCATGTATTACCTTGTAGGCCTTCAGGCATCACACTTGATATAAAAAAGTCATCCTACAAGAAATTATCAAAGTGGCTACAGGCTAAATCCTCCACAACATTGGTGtgtctcttttctcttctcttaAATTCGTTcagatataaaatatataacaataaaaaaaacatataaagtGTGTATGTTCTGTACCAAAGATTGTGAAATGGAATCATATAATGCTGTTTggttgggatttttttttttttcatatttcatttctGATAAAGTGAGATCTATAGTCAAGCTggtcattttgatttttggcaTGGAAACCTTTTATTCGTTTTTCGAAAAAGGAAAACTTTTCACACTCATGATAGATAACAGTTGCCTCGCCTTTATTCTTCTGTGGTTCTGGATGATTGTGAATTTTCCTCTTAGTCTTGCATCTGTCCAGTTGTGAGAGGAGATAAACTGAAGTCAAGGATGCTGCCCAATAACTTGGGATGTTTCTCCGATTGAGAATTTAGACATGTTCAAGACTCTGCATGTATTTATGCAAACTACTTTAGAATAAAAAACCAACATGATAGAGAATACTCTTTAACTGAGCTACCTTAGTTTGGTGGTTCTCTTGATCAACCAGCAAACTATTGACAGGGGCTTGCTGAAGTTTTTGCTTCCTCTGTTATAGATATGGTTGTTTTTGTTGATGGCTTATAGCTTGGTGGTTTTTATATATGGGTGGAGCACATCAAGTTGGAGTTTTGGTTCACAAGGTTCTACAATTAATTGACGTGTGAAATCATACTTGGCCATTTTTTGATATGACATGACCTAGTAGGTTAAATTTAGTAGTTTTAGCTCCTAGCTGTCAGAAGGACATTGTGGAGTAACAGTTCAGGTTAGGTGTGGTATTTTGTTCAGGTTACATCAGCTTGCAAGAAAGCCTTACTGAACTGAGTGAGGCTTGAAGTTAGATAGAATTGGGATCTTCCATTTCTTGACTAAAAGTTGTTTCAGTGGATCCTTACCTAAACCTGCAGCCCACAATTTATCATTAGTTTTGTTCATCTCTGGCACAGAGTTGGAATATATAGAAATAAGACCAAAATTATCTGCACTTTATTGATTATAGCCAATGTGGTTTAAACAACTAAAAGTAGTTGGGCTAACAAACTGTTACCTGGCCAAACAAGTACTAAATAGGCCAAAGAACATTTGCCTTCCAACTCAGGAGAAACCATTACCTTTTTTATAGCACTATCAAGCCGCTTATTAGAGCACTTCCAAATTTTAATCAGAGGCAATCTTCAAAGACTGCTATATTCTTATTGAACATTTCTTGAGAGTTTAATTGAAATAGAAGTGCTTATTGAGGCATCAAATTTTAGGATTAAGACTGTTAGATCATCTTGAATGTTCACCTTTCTGAAAAGGTTGAAGTTCTGTTTGGTTCCTTGGTAAGATTTAGAACTATGAATGGATGAGCTTATGAGAAAATTGAATGGATGATGAGAATAGAAAGCTTTGACTTTGATACtttaaaattgtattaaattttaatgagagATGCCTTTGGTTCTCAGTTTGGTTACGTTTTATGCATGAAAATAAATGTGTGGTTCCGAATCTTGTCACACTTTAAGAGAGGGTTAGTACCACTAAATCAAGATTAGTAACTTACCTTTATTGAATTTGCTAGTGAACTTATTTTGGTTTTCTGTTGATTCTACCACATGGACAGATTTCAGTAAAAGAggataaacataaaaaagaggTGGTATTAAATTCTGTCAACCGCAATCATCCAGAGTACACATCTTTCAGGCCTGAGAAACGGCAAGCAGAAAAAAGTGATCAGACCAGTGACCATGCTGCTAGTGAAAGTCGATCACATAAAACACTTGAAGTGGCTGAGATATACAAACCGAGTGTGCATGTCAATCCTATTTTTGCTTCTGTGGGAGTTGATACGGGGAAACTGTTCAGTGCCTCTGAAGCCACCGATATTGTCTTCAGATATATTGAGAAAGAAAATCTGGTCAAACCAACAGACAAATCCATGGTGGTATTAGATGCAATATTATGCGATGCTTTGTTCAAAGGAGCTATTAAAAAGGGATCAACTTACCCAACTGCAATTCATAAGAAGGACTTAGGACATACCTTCGTGAATCGCATGCAAGCTCATCATGTAGTGACAAGAGGAGGTGAGTCAGTTGTTCGCAAAGGTGCCCTTAAAAATATTCAGATAATGACAGAACGGAGGCAGGGTAACAAGAAGGTGACTAAAGTCTCAGGGTTTGAATCATTCTTGATGGATGCTGAAGCTTTGGCATCAGAGTTGCAGAAGAAATTTGCTTGCAGTACATCAGTGGCAGAACTACCAGGTATTTCCTAAAatgtcttgttattattattattatcattattgtattgttgttattattatttgcatGAACGTTGTTTAGGAAATAATCCCTACTCTTAAGATGGCCTTGTTTTTGATAATTAGGTTTAGAAATGTTATTTTGGTCCTCTTTGTTCCCAATTACAATATAGCTTTTTAAGGATTTGAACATATCATTATGGCATGTAATATAGGAATTCAAATTTGTTGTTAATTTCCCATATTTTTGTAAGATTAAATGTGCCCATGTGTTGCACTTGGCATTGGTCATGATTTTGCTCAGCCAAATTAGAGAAAAATGGTTAGAAACTAAAAAGTATGTATTCACCAAATGGTAAAAATCCCATCTATAATTGTTTGCTAATGTCATCCTCATTAGTCATCCATCTTTAGCAGCACACATAAGTTTTTATGAATTTACACTgacacatttaaaaaaataaataaaaaattcctgtAATATGTATCTTATGTCACCAGGGGAGCTGGAAAGTTGATCAATTCATTACGTGGTCTTCTGatatacattttttcttttttctttttctttttttaaattatcctGTAGTATGCATCTTGTATTAATTGATGGCCTGGAGATATTTGTAGAGCTCAATCTGACATTTAGCTGCTATCTTCTTGGATTCAGCTAATCTGCTACATGTCCCCTCAAATATATGTTCTATGTTAATTTGAGATTGTTGTTTTCATTTTGCCCTTTTCAGGTAAGAAAGGACATGAAGTTCTGGTTCAAGGAGGTGTGATTGAAGATCTGGCAAAACATCTAGTTGAACAATATGGAATCCCAAAGAGATACATTGAAGTGCTTGATAAAACTAAGAAATGAGGACTTGGACACGGTTTGTAGTCTCCTCCCATCAATCTTTCATACAAACTTCTTGAATAGCATGTGGTTCAGCATCTCACTATTCATTAGTTCATGAAATTAGGTATATgaatttttgttcttatttttatttttcttcttgaagTTAAATGAGATACATAATTTGATCTATTCTAAGGACTCCATGTTATAGTGATCATACAAGGGGCCCTCATGCCACCCATTTACTGTGATTTTCTAATACTTCTTCAACTGCCATAATTTGATATCGAATATTAGGGTGGGATAATTTCACTCTGATTTTAATTGTCCTCTAGTCATGTTGCCCATTGCCGGAATCTGCACTGAGCAGTACAGTATCATTTAGTCATGAAAAAATGGTGACCTAAGTTCATCACAGTGCTATAGGCATTCTAAAAGTATTCTAGTAACAGAAATAATGTAGAAGCATATGGTCAATATGTCATGTTCCTTACCCAAAGAGAATTGAAAGCCCCTGGATGCTTGAGCTTCTGGGGGTTCTAGAACATGTCCATTAGAAAATTACATCGACTATGAGGAAAAGATTCTTGTCATCGAGAGTGAAATTATGTGTGATAGGGTTCCACCTACCTTTACTTTGCTAGGTCAGATCATATCTTGTGGGATATTTAACTTATAGATTTAGCTCCTAAACTCCATGAAAGTATACTCAAAgaatatttcatttgaaaaaatgtttgatGCTTTCATATATTTATCAGAAAGGCAAGGAAGTCCAATGCTCCTCACTCTTAAAATGCACTTTCAGGTAAGAAAGTTCCCAGGGAGGTTTTGATTGGAGGAGTGTCAATGATCAAATCACAATATCCTGTCAAGTATTCCATCTGGAGTTGCATTGAAATGCTTGATATTAGCCCAGAAAAGAGAACTGCAGAGTTGGTATATCTTTCTTCAATTTGCTTTTTATCACATTTTACCTTTTGGCTTTgactcaaaagaaaaagaa is drawn from Vitis riparia cultivar Riparia Gloire de Montpellier isolate 1030 chromosome 18, EGFV_Vit.rip_1.0, whole genome shotgun sequence and contains these coding sequences:
- the LOC117907743 gene encoding eukaryotic translation initiation factor 2D-like, whose product is MFKKSLEAKSQQRLSGADRKKLKRTIKERFRNASDSEIDSILPPKAEITIVKLQNRVHLYGVEGGFPMFFDIDGRGTEIFPTVYALWKVPDLLPAFILKGGEVSRFVIGGADLMFPGISIPAQGLPSFAEGEPWAVKVPGNLAPIAVGTTTMSSTAALKAGLRGKALRITHYYRDSLWELVEGHYVPNAGFLEDVVFEDPSLSSACQASDSCEGVNEASSDPQNDISNKKEGESVDVLDLTSEANPSSTAQLDVSNDPAEQITANVDDLKVTDEESNVEVHHTLSTEDVDALLDKCLLQALHTTVKDKDLPMPGSTLWAGHVLPCRPSGITLDIKKSSYKKLSKWLQAKSSTTLISVKEDKHKKEVVLNSVNRNHPEYTSFRPEKRQAEKSDQTSDHAASESRSHKTLEVAEIYKPSVHVNPIFASVGVDTGKLFSASEATDIVFRYIEKENLVKPTDKSMVVLDAILCDALFKGAIKKGSTYPTAIHKKDLGHTFVNRMQAHHVVTRGGESVVRKGALKNIQIMTERRQGNKKVTKVSGFESFLMDAEALASELQKKFACSTSVAELPGKKGHEVLVQGGVIEDLAKHLVEQYGIPKRYIEVLDKTKK